One part of the Segnochrobactrum spirostomi genome encodes these proteins:
- a CDS encoding ABC transporter permease, with amino-acid sequence MSLSALAVRPVVWIGIVLAAAIAFMPATAPWFHAWYPELGTPVYSRASFFTLTISHVTLVAVSSVIVAVVGIAAGAFVTTTPGREFAGIVDRIVAIGQTFPPAAVLAVAVPATGYGAVPTLIALVAYGVLPVVETTVTGLAGVPDSVRQAADGVGFTPLGRLARVELPIALPVILTGLRTAVVINIGTATIGSTVGALTLGSPIIEGLSGSNPAFVVQGAIVVALLAVFVDQLFEEAERVATRHRAKP; translated from the coding sequence GTGAGCCTGTCCGCCCTCGCCGTTCGTCCGGTCGTCTGGATCGGGATCGTGCTCGCCGCCGCCATCGCCTTCATGCCGGCGACGGCGCCGTGGTTCCACGCCTGGTATCCGGAGCTCGGCACGCCGGTCTACAGCCGCGCCTCGTTCTTCACCCTGACCATCTCGCACGTCACGCTCGTCGCCGTGTCGAGCGTGATCGTCGCCGTCGTCGGCATCGCGGCCGGGGCGTTCGTCACCACGACGCCGGGGCGCGAGTTCGCCGGCATCGTCGACCGCATCGTCGCCATCGGCCAGACCTTCCCACCCGCCGCGGTGCTCGCGGTCGCCGTGCCGGCCACGGGCTACGGCGCGGTTCCGACGCTGATCGCCCTCGTCGCCTACGGCGTGCTGCCGGTCGTCGAGACGACGGTCACGGGCCTTGCAGGCGTGCCGGATTCGGTGCGGCAGGCCGCCGACGGTGTCGGCTTCACGCCGCTCGGCCGGCTCGCGCGGGTGGAATTGCCGATCGCCCTGCCGGTGATCCTGACGGGCTTGCGCACCGCCGTCGTCATCAATATCGGCACCGCCACGATCGGCTCGACCGTCGGGGCGCTCACCCTCGGCTCGCCGATCATCGAGGGTCTGTCGGGCTCCAACCCGGCCTTCGTGGTGCAGGGCGCCATCGTCGTGGCCCTGCTCGCGGTGTTCGTCGATCAGCTCTTCGAGGAGGCCGAGCGCGTCGCCACCCGCCACCGGGCGAAGCCGTGA
- a CDS encoding aldo/keto reductase, which produces MQKRKLGRSGLEIAPLVFGGNVIGWTADEATSFSLLDAFVDAGFDMIDTADVYSRWAPGHVGGESETVIGKWLKARGRRDRVLIATKVGSDMGEAGKGLSAKHIASAVEASLKRLQTDYIDLYQTHWDDPETPIEETLGAYQRLVEAGKVRAIGTSNFTPERLKASLEISAAKGWPRYETLQPEYNLYDREGFEAGLRDVAIAEDIGVITYFSLASGFLTGKYRSEADFAKSVRGEDMGKYLNPRGLRILAALDAAAAEHGATPTEIALAWVMAQPGVTAPIASATSLAQFAALAKSARLSLSTETIAALTEASA; this is translated from the coding sequence ATGCAGAAGCGCAAGCTCGGCCGGTCCGGCCTCGAAATCGCGCCGCTCGTGTTCGGCGGCAACGTCATCGGCTGGACGGCCGACGAGGCGACCTCGTTCTCCCTGCTCGACGCCTTCGTCGATGCCGGCTTCGACATGATCGACACGGCGGACGTCTATTCGCGCTGGGCGCCGGGCCATGTCGGCGGCGAATCCGAGACGGTGATCGGCAAGTGGCTCAAGGCGCGTGGCCGGCGCGACCGGGTGCTGATCGCGACCAAGGTCGGCTCCGACATGGGCGAAGCGGGCAAGGGGCTCTCGGCGAAGCACATCGCCTCCGCCGTCGAGGCGTCGCTGAAGCGGCTCCAGACGGATTATATCGACCTCTACCAGACCCATTGGGACGATCCGGAGACCCCGATCGAGGAGACGCTCGGCGCCTATCAGCGCCTCGTCGAGGCGGGCAAGGTCAGGGCGATCGGCACCTCGAACTTCACGCCCGAGCGGCTCAAGGCCTCGCTGGAGATTTCCGCCGCGAAGGGCTGGCCGCGCTACGAGACGCTCCAGCCCGAATACAACCTCTATGACCGCGAAGGCTTCGAAGCGGGCCTGCGCGATGTCGCGATCGCCGAGGACATCGGCGTCATCACCTATTTCTCGCTCGCCTCGGGCTTCCTCACCGGCAAGTACCGGAGCGAGGCGGATTTCGCCAAGAGCGTGCGCGGCGAGGACATGGGCAAATATCTGAACCCGCGCGGCCTACGCATCCTCGCGGCGCTCGACGCCGCGGCGGCCGAGCACGGCGCGACGCCGACCGAGATCGCGCTCGCCTGGGTGATGGCGCAGCCCGGCGTGACGGCGCCGATCGCAAGCGCGACCTCGCTCGCCCAGTTCGCCGCTCTCGCCAAGTCGGCGCGACTGAGCCTGTCGACCGAGACGATCGCCGCGCTCACCGAAGCGAGCGCCTGA
- a CDS encoding glutathione S-transferase family protein: MIRVHHLNESRSQRILWLFEELGLEYEVVGYRRNPKTYRAPAALRRLHPLGKAPIVEQDGEVLAETGAIIEAFVERHGPQLAPATAYRTYRYWMHYAEGSLMPQLLLKLVVDKLGPLGWPLRRMMREQLDLHLDFIEGEIGKRVWLTGDHFSAADIMMSFPLEIAMRRAGPGPSRPNIARLVAAMQARPAYQRAMVRGGDALAAV; this comes from the coding sequence ATGATCCGGGTTCACCACCTCAACGAGTCCCGCTCGCAGCGGATCCTATGGCTGTTCGAGGAACTCGGCCTCGAATATGAGGTTGTCGGCTATCGGCGCAATCCCAAGACCTATCGGGCGCCGGCCGCGCTGCGGCGGCTGCATCCCCTCGGCAAGGCGCCGATCGTCGAGCAGGACGGCGAGGTTCTGGCGGAGACGGGGGCCATCATCGAGGCGTTCGTGGAGCGCCACGGCCCGCAGCTCGCCCCGGCGACCGCCTACCGCACCTATCGCTATTGGATGCACTATGCCGAGGGGTCGCTGATGCCGCAGCTTCTCCTCAAGCTTGTCGTGGACAAGCTCGGGCCGCTCGGCTGGCCGTTGCGGCGCATGATGCGCGAACAACTTGATCTCCACCTCGACTTCATCGAGGGGGAGATCGGCAAGCGGGTGTGGCTGACGGGAGACCATTTCTCCGCCGCCGACATCATGATGAGCTTTCCGCTCGAGATCGCGATGAGGCGCGCCGGGCCCGGGCCGTCCCGTCCCAACATCGCCCGGCTCGTCGCGGCGATGCAGGCGCGGCCGGCTTATCAACGCGCCATGGTGCGCGGCGGCGACGCCCTCGCCGCCGTTTGA
- a CDS encoding phosphate/phosphite/phosphonate ABC transporter substrate-binding protein, giving the protein MSAHEQNLSETAEAAGVASLGMYDLPWLQAANDRLWVAIRDRLRGAGLSGVPDRLDRARPLDAIWHDPSLLLGQTCGYPLRTRLDGVVRLVATPIYASPFSEGAFHRSAIVVARGAPWRSLEDLRGRVAAVNGFDSNTGMNLFRLAVAPLVQAGGGPPFFGRVVETGAHLESLKAVAQGTADVAAIDGVTYGLVQRHRPDLLDNIAVLTTTRMSPGLPFITAASASDSHVAALQAALDAVAADPTLADVRHELCLTGFERIDAAEYDRVLTYERMAERAGYPVLA; this is encoded by the coding sequence ATGAGCGCGCACGAACAGAACTTGAGCGAAACCGCCGAGGCGGCCGGTGTGGCGAGCCTCGGCATGTACGATCTGCCGTGGCTGCAGGCCGCCAACGACCGGCTGTGGGTGGCGATCCGCGACCGTCTGCGCGGCGCCGGCCTCAGCGGCGTACCGGACCGGCTCGACCGCGCCCGTCCGCTCGATGCGATCTGGCACGATCCGAGCCTGCTCCTCGGCCAGACCTGCGGCTATCCGCTGCGCACCCGGCTCGACGGCGTGGTGCGCCTCGTCGCGACGCCGATCTACGCCTCGCCCTTCAGCGAGGGTGCCTTTCATCGCAGCGCCATCGTCGTCGCCCGCGGGGCGCCGTGGCGCAGCCTCGAGGATCTCCGCGGCCGCGTCGCCGCGGTCAACGGCTTCGACAGCAACACCGGCATGAACCTCTTCCGCCTCGCGGTCGCCCCGCTCGTCCAGGCTGGCGGTGGCCCGCCCTTCTTCGGCCGGGTCGTCGAGACCGGCGCTCATCTCGAAAGCCTCAAGGCCGTCGCTCAAGGGACAGCCGACGTCGCCGCGATCGACGGCGTCACCTACGGCCTCGTCCAGCGCCACCGCCCGGACCTTCTCGACAACATCGCGGTGCTGACGACCACGCGCATGAGCCCCGGCCTGCCGTTTATCACCGCGGCCTCGGCATCGGACAGCCACGTCGCCGCACTCCAGGCCGCGCTCGACGCCGTGGCGGCGGACCCGACGCTGGCCGACGTCCGGCACGAGCTCTGCCTCACCGGATTCGAGCGGATCGACGCCGCCGAATACGACCGCGTGCTGACCTACGAACGGATGGCCGAGAGAGCCGGCTATCCGGTGCTCGCCTGA
- a CDS encoding VOC family protein, whose protein sequence is MTALTPFHIAFPVDDLVAARHFYGTVLGCPEGRSADTWIDFDLFGHQIVAHYKPKAPGDEGAHHNPVDGHDVPVPHFGVVLTMPDWEALAERVRAAGISFVIEPYIRFKGEVGEQATMFFLDPAGNALEFKAFADMSQIFAK, encoded by the coding sequence ATGACCGCCCTCACCCCGTTCCACATCGCCTTTCCGGTCGACGACCTCGTCGCGGCGCGCCACTTCTACGGCACCGTGCTCGGCTGCCCAGAGGGGCGCAGCGCCGACACCTGGATCGATTTCGACCTGTTCGGCCACCAGATCGTCGCCCATTACAAGCCGAAGGCGCCGGGCGATGAGGGCGCGCATCACAACCCGGTCGACGGCCACGACGTGCCGGTGCCGCATTTCGGCGTGGTGCTGACGATGCCCGATTGGGAAGCGCTCGCCGAACGGGTCAGGGCCGCCGGCATCTCCTTCGTGATCGAGCCCTATATCCGCTTCAAGGGCGAGGTCGGCGAGCAGGCGACCATGTTCTTCCTCGACCCGGCCGGCAACGCGCTCGAGTTCAAGGCCTTCGCCGACATGTCGCAGATCTTCGCGAAGTGA
- a CDS encoding cysteine hydrolase family protein — protein sequence MSDRALIVVDIQNDYFPGGRWPLVGVEAAADNAAAVLAAARAAGDLVVFIRHEFPDAATAPFFAPGSDGAAIHPKVANRADEPVVVKQEVNAFKGTDLKAILDGKGIAKVTVLGSMSHMCVDAATRAASDFGYAVTLIHDACATHDLAFGGVEVPAASVHAAFMEALGSYATVISAAEYLAAPAEAA from the coding sequence ATGAGCGATCGCGCTTTGATCGTCGTCGACATTCAGAATGATTATTTCCCCGGCGGCCGCTGGCCGCTCGTCGGCGTCGAGGCGGCCGCCGACAACGCCGCCGCCGTGCTCGCGGCGGCGCGCGCCGCGGGCGATCTCGTCGTCTTCATCCGCCACGAATTTCCCGACGCCGCGACCGCGCCCTTCTTCGCGCCGGGCTCGGACGGTGCCGCGATCCACCCCAAGGTGGCGAACCGGGCCGACGAGCCGGTGGTGGTGAAGCAGGAGGTCAACGCCTTCAAGGGGACCGATCTCAAGGCGATCCTCGACGGCAAGGGCATCGCCAAGGTGACCGTGCTCGGCAGCATGAGCCACATGTGCGTCGATGCGGCGACGCGCGCGGCCTCCGATTTCGGCTACGCGGTGACCTTGATCCACGATGCTTGCGCGACCCACGATCTCGCCTTCGGCGGCGTCGAGGTGCCGGCCGCCTCGGTCCACGCGGCCTTCATGGAAGCGCTCGGGTCCTATGCGACGGTGATTTCGGCGGCGGAGTACCTCGCCGCGCCGGCCGAAGCGGCCTGA
- a CDS encoding M23 family metallopeptidase gives MKAGKHGQARQRLGSEPVIALGNEPPLFVAGATESDTGRTAISLRWLLGTVLTGVTSIFLMGGALVVALDGRTSAAVTSDADLVAQAQSGQAGDQGQGDDVARAQKGDRMLAPVKPVTNKEVIQVSTVTRQGDRDLIRTKPYIKFTASLETRTDIDASDIPPFDPLKIFSDQDLFPDHGAAESIYGAAVDGEVTLSVQDFPVANPGLDADLSFSSDEVEELVREDGRFQTDKASAFAGAQAPDTSNRFSSFSMLMATPQTQTASLDSNVKIVPENVSEVAKTAASLNKTGSPDTATKTPPKPPADIVVTAAKGDTLKKLLMANSADEDEADEIVSAFRKSEASVTRISAGNKLRIGLGPDPGRPGEFRPERVSVYDATSHLGTVALNDDGDYVAAEEPLDDFVDEGSNDGGGSDEVSSDSQTPTIYNSLYQTALKQGLPDTMVNELVHLFSFGVDFNAHVHQGDKIELFYADDEDGAASNGPPEVLFASLTIGGIEKRFYRFHSNRSGSTDFFDGTGKSAQQFLMRKPITGGIFRSGFGARRHPILGYVRMHPGVDWAAPRGTPVYASGNGVVAEAGWKSGYGRWVLISHGNGYDTGYGHMSGIASGIAPGTKVHQGQVIGYVGSTGLSTGPHLHYEVHINESPVDPLRIRLPSGRELRGAELVAFQKERKRIDDLIGVDEDASSATVARN, from the coding sequence ATGAAGGCAGGAAAGCACGGGCAGGCACGCCAGAGGCTCGGGTCCGAACCCGTCATCGCGCTCGGCAACGAGCCGCCTCTGTTCGTCGCCGGTGCCACGGAATCCGACACCGGCCGCACCGCGATCAGCCTGCGCTGGCTGCTCGGCACGGTGCTCACCGGCGTCACCTCGATCTTCCTGATGGGCGGCGCTCTGGTCGTGGCGCTCGATGGGCGCACCTCTGCGGCGGTGACAAGCGACGCGGACCTCGTCGCGCAGGCGCAAAGCGGACAGGCCGGCGATCAGGGCCAAGGCGACGACGTCGCGCGCGCCCAGAAGGGCGACCGGATGCTCGCCCCGGTGAAGCCGGTCACCAACAAGGAGGTCATCCAGGTCTCCACGGTGACGCGCCAGGGCGACCGCGACCTCATCCGCACCAAGCCCTACATCAAGTTCACCGCGTCCCTCGAGACCCGCACCGACATCGACGCGAGCGACATTCCGCCGTTCGATCCGCTCAAGATCTTCTCCGACCAGGACCTCTTCCCCGATCACGGCGCCGCGGAATCGATCTACGGTGCGGCGGTGGACGGCGAGGTGACGCTCAGCGTCCAAGATTTCCCTGTCGCCAATCCCGGCCTCGACGCCGATCTCAGCTTCTCCTCCGACGAGGTCGAGGAACTGGTGCGCGAGGACGGCCGCTTCCAGACCGACAAAGCGAGCGCCTTCGCCGGCGCCCAGGCGCCGGACACGTCCAACCGCTTCTCCTCCTTCTCGATGCTGATGGCGACGCCGCAGACGCAGACGGCCTCGCTCGACAGCAACGTCAAGATCGTGCCGGAGAACGTCTCCGAGGTCGCCAAGACGGCGGCGAGCCTGAACAAGACGGGATCGCCCGACACCGCGACCAAGACGCCGCCGAAGCCGCCCGCCGACATCGTGGTGACCGCGGCGAAGGGCGACACCTTGAAGAAGCTCCTCATGGCGAACTCCGCCGACGAGGACGAGGCCGACGAGATCGTCAGCGCCTTCCGTAAGTCGGAAGCCTCCGTCACCCGCATTTCCGCCGGCAACAAGCTGCGCATCGGCCTCGGTCCCGATCCGGGCCGGCCGGGCGAATTCCGCCCCGAGCGCGTCAGCGTCTACGACGCGACCTCCCATCTCGGCACCGTCGCGCTCAACGACGACGGCGACTATGTCGCGGCGGAAGAGCCGCTCGACGATTTCGTCGACGAAGGCTCGAACGACGGCGGCGGCAGCGACGAGGTGTCGTCGGATTCCCAGACGCCGACGATCTACAACAGCCTCTATCAGACGGCCTTGAAGCAGGGCCTGCCGGATACGATGGTGAACGAGCTCGTTCACCTCTTCTCCTTCGGCGTCGATTTCAACGCCCACGTCCACCAGGGCGACAAGATCGAGCTGTTCTATGCCGACGACGAGGACGGCGCGGCGTCGAACGGCCCGCCCGAGGTGCTGTTCGCCTCGCTCACGATCGGCGGCATCGAGAAGCGCTTCTACCGCTTCCATTCGAACCGCAGCGGCAGCACCGACTTCTTCGACGGGACGGGCAAGAGCGCCCAGCAATTCCTAATGCGCAAGCCGATCACCGGCGGCATCTTCCGCTCCGGCTTCGGCGCGCGACGCCACCCGATCCTCGGCTATGTCCGCATGCATCCGGGCGTCGATTGGGCCGCCCCGCGCGGCACACCGGTTTATGCCTCGGGCAACGGCGTGGTCGCCGAAGCGGGCTGGAAATCCGGCTACGGCCGTTGGGTGCTGATCTCACACGGCAACGGCTACGATACCGGCTATGGCCACATGTCCGGCATCGCGAGCGGCATCGCGCCGGGCACCAAGGTCCATCAGGGCCAGGTCATCGGCTATGTCGGCTCGACCGGCCTGTCGACCGGCCCGCATCTGCACTACGAAGTGCACATCAACGAATCCCCGGTCGATCCGCTGCGCATCCGCCTGCCGAGCGGGCGCGAACTGCGCGGCGCGGAACTCGTGGCGTTCCAGAAGGAACGCAAGCGCATCGACGACCTGATCGGCGTCGACGAGGACGCGAGCAGCGCGACCGTCGCCCGGAACTGA
- a CDS encoding BrnA antitoxin family protein, whose amino-acid sequence MSKPVTTSTWTDPDDAPELSDAWFRQAEQNEDGRLVKRGRPPLETKKQLVSLRLDPDVIARFKADGPGWQARINETLRKAVGL is encoded by the coding sequence GTGAGCAAGCCCGTTACGACGAGCACTTGGACTGATCCGGACGACGCGCCGGAGCTGTCCGATGCCTGGTTCCGGCAGGCCGAGCAGAACGAGGACGGCAGGCTGGTCAAACGTGGCCGTCCGCCGTTGGAGACGAAGAAGCAGCTCGTGTCGCTCCGTCTCGATCCCGACGTCATCGCCCGCTTCAAGGCCGACGGCCCCGGCTGGCAGGCGCGCATCAACGAGACCCTGCGCAAAGCGGTCGGGCTTTAG
- a CDS encoding GlxA family transcriptional regulator, with amino-acid sequence MVETARPTHPGPGETGPAEIGLLLYPGAQAAAIHGLTDLFRVANLVATGEDESRPAPLRISHWEAADGAAAPTRVFDTAPDAAGAPVAIVAPPSLGASPTPELSAALAPWLAARHDAGATLASVCAGAFVIAGTGLLDGRTATTHWALEDEFRTRFPRVDLAIDKLIVDDGDILTAGGLMAWTDLGLRLVDRLLGPELMIETARYLLIDPPGREQRYYSPFSPRLDHRDAAILKVQHWLQGNGARGVTLAAMAACAGLEARTFLRRFQKATGLKPTDYCQRLRIGRARSLLEVGGTTIEQIAWAVGYEDAGAFRKVFQRITGLTPGDYRRRFAPHAAP; translated from the coding sequence ATGGTTGAGACCGCACGCCCCACTCACCCAGGCCCCGGCGAGACAGGCCCCGCCGAGATCGGCCTCCTCCTCTATCCCGGCGCCCAAGCCGCCGCGATCCACGGCCTGACCGACCTGTTCCGGGTCGCCAATCTGGTGGCGACCGGCGAGGACGAGAGCCGCCCCGCCCCGCTGCGCATCAGCCATTGGGAGGCCGCGGACGGCGCCGCGGCGCCCACCCGGGTGTTCGACACCGCGCCGGACGCCGCCGGCGCGCCCGTCGCCATCGTGGCGCCGCCGAGCCTCGGCGCCTCGCCGACGCCGGAGCTCAGCGCCGCGCTCGCGCCCTGGCTCGCCGCGCGCCACGATGCCGGGGCGACGCTCGCCTCGGTGTGCGCCGGCGCCTTCGTCATCGCCGGCACCGGCCTGCTCGACGGCCGCACCGCGACGACCCATTGGGCGCTCGAAGACGAGTTTCGCACCCGCTTCCCCCGCGTCGATCTCGCCATCGACAAGCTCATCGTCGACGACGGCGACATCCTCACCGCGGGCGGCCTGATGGCCTGGACCGATCTCGGCCTGCGCCTCGTCGACCGCCTGCTCGGCCCGGAGTTGATGATCGAGACCGCGCGCTATCTCCTGATCGACCCGCCGGGCCGGGAGCAGCGCTATTACAGCCCGTTTTCGCCCCGGCTCGATCACCGCGACGCCGCGATCCTGAAGGTGCAGCACTGGCTGCAGGGCAACGGCGCGCGCGGCGTCACGCTCGCCGCCATGGCCGCCTGCGCCGGGCTCGAGGCGCGCACCTTCCTGCGCCGCTTCCAGAAGGCGACGGGGCTGAAGCCCACGGATTATTGCCAGCGCCTCCGGATCGGCCGGGCGCGCAGCCTCCTCGAAGTCGGCGGGACCACGATCGAGCAGATCGCCTGGGCGGTCGGCTACGAGGACGCCGGCGCGTTCCGCAAGGTGTTCCAGCGCATCACCGGCCTCACCCCGGGCGATTATCGCCGCCGCTTCGCGCCTCATGCCGCGCCGTGA
- a CDS encoding TetR/AcrR family transcriptional regulator → MPEVPTAPYHHGNARSALLAAAERLLNNGQISALSLRAIAETAGLSRQAPYNHFEGKADLLAELAKQGFERLTQELLAVAGTNDPRELLAKTGEVYLRFARESPALFQLMFSHDVVRLREHPSAFEASKGSYEVLKQAVARAVPQSQASERALAAWSMVHGYAVLEANGAVSNDDVTPPTNGGASGDNVVRLFADLIVGTKPGEDGDPPAGDV, encoded by the coding sequence ATGCCCGAGGTGCCGACCGCTCCCTATCATCACGGCAATGCCCGCAGCGCCCTTCTCGCTGCGGCGGAGCGGCTGTTGAACAACGGGCAGATTTCGGCCTTGTCGCTGCGCGCCATCGCCGAGACGGCGGGGCTGTCGCGGCAGGCACCCTACAATCATTTCGAGGGAAAGGCGGACTTGCTCGCCGAGCTCGCCAAACAGGGCTTCGAGCGGCTGACCCAGGAACTCCTCGCGGTCGCCGGCACCAACGACCCCCGTGAGCTGCTGGCGAAGACCGGCGAAGTCTACCTTCGCTTCGCGCGGGAGAGCCCCGCACTGTTCCAGCTCATGTTCTCCCACGACGTCGTCAGGCTGCGCGAGCACCCCTCCGCGTTCGAGGCCTCGAAGGGCAGCTACGAGGTGCTGAAGCAGGCGGTCGCACGCGCGGTGCCACAGAGCCAGGCGTCCGAGCGGGCCCTCGCGGCCTGGTCGATGGTGCATGGATACGCGGTGCTGGAGGCGAACGGCGCGGTCTCGAACGACGACGTCACCCCGCCGACGAACGGCGGCGCCAGCGGCGACAATGTCGTGCGCCTGTTCGCCGACCTCATCGTCGGCACCAAGCCGGGCGAAGACGGCGACCCACCCGCCGGCGATGTCTGA
- a CDS encoding LysR substrate-binding domain-containing protein: MADVRAPSLNAVRAFVHAGRRLSISAAARELNVTQGAVSRLVQALEDDLGVPLLVRAGRGVAFTPEGEAYHRQVSPALEQIEAASRFVHHAGRSGLLSISAMPTFAMRWLVPRLAAFRDTHPEILVAVTSGDGPVDFVAERADLAIRYGTPPFGGAAFEKLMDEEVGVVSAPALAGPAIRGPADLPRERLLRHATRPGAWAAFFAAHGAAAPEPAQTASFEHFFMLAEAAAAGMGYALVPLFLVGDELARGRLVQAIPQTHRPAGGYYLIVRPGTERLARVGVFTAWLRREAAAG; the protein is encoded by the coding sequence GTGGCGGATGTGCGCGCGCCCTCCCTGAATGCCGTGCGGGCGTTCGTCCATGCCGGGCGGCGGCTCAGCATCTCGGCCGCCGCGCGCGAGCTCAACGTCACCCAAGGGGCGGTGAGCCGGCTGGTCCAGGCGCTCGAGGACGATCTCGGGGTGCCGCTCCTTGTCCGCGCCGGCCGCGGCGTCGCCTTCACCCCGGAGGGCGAGGCCTATCATCGCCAGGTCTCGCCGGCCTTGGAGCAGATCGAGGCGGCGAGCCGGTTCGTCCATCACGCCGGTCGGTCCGGACTGCTCTCGATCAGCGCGATGCCGACCTTCGCCATGCGCTGGCTGGTGCCGCGGCTCGCCGCCTTTCGCGACACCCATCCCGAAATTCTCGTTGCCGTGACGAGCGGCGACGGTCCGGTCGATTTCGTCGCCGAGCGCGCCGATCTCGCGATCCGCTACGGGACCCCGCCGTTCGGTGGTGCCGCCTTCGAAAAACTCATGGATGAGGAGGTCGGGGTGGTGAGCGCTCCGGCCCTCGCCGGGCCCGCCATCCGGGGCCCGGCCGATCTGCCCCGCGAGCGGCTTCTGCGTCATGCCACCCGCCCGGGCGCGTGGGCGGCGTTCTTCGCGGCCCATGGCGCCGCTGCGCCGGAACCGGCGCAGACCGCGTCGTTCGAGCACTTCTTCATGCTCGCCGAGGCGGCCGCGGCCGGCATGGGCTACGCCCTCGTACCGCTGTTCCTCGTCGGCGACGAGCTCGCCCGCGGCCGTCTCGTCCAGGCGATCCCGCAGACCCACCGGCCCGCCGGCGGCTATTATCTGATCGTGCGCCCCGGCACCGAGCGTCTTGCGCGTGTCGGCGTCTTCACCGCCTGGCTGCGCCGCGAGGCCGCTGCCGGCTGA
- a CDS encoding ureidoglycolate lyase, with amino-acid sequence MKLLRYGPAGQERPGILDSEGRIRDLSAHVTDIAGTVLSDEGLARLAAIDPASLPLVEGTPRYGACVAGTGKFICIGLNYSDHAAETGATVPPEPIIFMKATSAIVGPNDNIEIPRNSLKTDWEVELGVVIGKHAKYVSEADALDHVAGYAVINDVSERAFQTERHGQWTKGKSADTFGPTGPWLVTRDEVADPQNLKLWLEVNGKRVQDGTTATMVYGVRYLVSYLSQFMSLHPGDIISTGTPPGVGMGMKPPTYLKAGDTIRLGIEGLGEQNQTVVQG; translated from the coding sequence ATGAAGCTCCTCCGCTATGGCCCGGCCGGTCAGGAACGCCCCGGCATCCTCGATTCCGAAGGCCGGATCCGCGATCTCTCCGCCCACGTCACCGACATCGCGGGGACCGTGCTGAGCGACGAAGGGCTCGCCCGCCTCGCCGCCATCGATCCGGCCTCGCTGCCGCTGGTCGAGGGCACGCCGCGTTACGGCGCCTGCGTCGCCGGCACCGGCAAGTTCATCTGCATCGGCCTCAATTATTCCGACCACGCGGCCGAGACCGGCGCCACGGTGCCGCCCGAGCCGATCATCTTCATGAAGGCGACCTCGGCGATCGTCGGCCCGAACGACAACATCGAGATCCCGCGCAATTCGCTGAAGACGGATTGGGAGGTCGAACTCGGCGTCGTCATCGGCAAGCACGCGAAATATGTGAGCGAGGCCGATGCCCTCGACCACGTCGCCGGCTATGCCGTCATCAACGACGTCTCCGAGCGCGCCTTCCAGACCGAGCGGCACGGCCAGTGGACCAAGGGCAAGTCCGCCGACACCTTCGGCCCGACCGGCCCGTGGCTCGTCACCCGCGACGAGGTCGCCGACCCGCAGAACCTCAAGCTCTGGCTCGAGGTCAACGGCAAGCGCGTCCAGGACGGCACCACCGCGACGATGGTCTACGGCGTGCGCTATCTCGTGTCCTATCTCTCGCAGTTCATGTCGCTGCATCCCGGCGACATCATCTCGACCGGCACCCCGCCGGGCGTCGGCATGGGCATGAAGCCGCCGACCTACCTCAAGGCCGGCGACACCATCCGCCTCGGCATTGAGGGTCTCGGCGAGCAGAACCAGACCGTCGTCCAGGGCTGA